A region of the Candidatus Bathyarchaeota archaeon genome:
AAGCCAGAGAATTGATAGCATCCTTATTTATTTTAAATACAACTAAGGGTTTATCATTTTCTGAAGGTTGCAGAAAATTAACCCCAGCATGGTTTCTAGCTACTTTGTAAATGTCACCATTTAGGACTAAGTAAATCACAGCTCCCTCGCGCAATTCTAGAAAAGCTTCTTTAAATAGTCCATATACGAGGTTCTCAAAAGTCCCAATCATTTAAACACCTTAATTGAGATTTTTTAATAACACTTATATACTATAAAGACCTTTCGATTGGATACGTTTAAATTTGATCTAACTAGTTTTTAATTGTTCTTCCATCCATTTGAGCTTTTGATAAAGCCTTCTTTCTTGGTTTTTAAAAGAGTGTATCTTCACGTTTAAATATTCCTCTCGCCCTGTCAGTTCTTTAGCTCTCTCCCTACAGACTTTTTCGCTTATTTTTTTGATTTCCATAAGTTCTGCTTCGAGTCTTCGCCTTTTCGCCAAAACGTTTAAAAAACAAACTTTAAGTCTATGAAGCATAGCCATTTTTAATAAGATATCCTCAATCTGCTCGTTCCCAGTCATATCCGCCAACCTAGACTAATGTCAATTATCAATAAAAACTCATTCTATTCAACTTTTCAACATTTCCAATGCAGCTCAGCGACGCTTCAGGAACATAGTTGTAGACCGAACACAGTATAAAATCATTTTAACGGGAACCAACCTTCCGAATGGATTACAAGGTCCATATTCAAAAAGATGTGAGGGGGGATTTTTGATTAAAGTCTTAAGGTTTAGGGAAGCGGGAATAATGGTTCACGTGTAGGTTGTAGATCCGGATTTGGCGAGTAAACAATCTCCATCTTCAGCTTTCCATGCTCATCTACAAACCATTGACCTACATAAAGCACTTGAGGACAAAAGTGGAAATCTTTTACGAACTTTACTCTTCCAAACGCCATTGCAACAACGTCAATGTTAGATAAGGCATCCAGTATTTTTTCAGGATCCAGACTTCCAGCCATTTCTATTGCTCTACATGCCACTTCAGCCCACGAATACGCGCTTAAAGCATCTGACCAAGATCTCCCAGTTTCCTCTGTCCAATCCTCAGCCAGCTGCATGTTGGTTCTCCCGCCGTAGTAACTTTTGTATGGTATATATGGGTTCCATACGTTAAATGGATCAACCAAACCGACGGCAAGGTTTGGATCACCTATCGCTGCTACGTCCTCATAGTTTTTGAGGGCCCTTCCATCCAGAACCATTTTCGGCTTCCATCCTAAACTTGTGGCTTGTCTCCACATAGTTGCAAAATCGCTTCCAATGGATAGTCCCCAAAGAACTTCGGCTTGAGCATCTTTCCATTCGCGGATTATTGCTGTAAAGTCCATAGTTCCAGGAGCATATTGACCAAGACGTTTTTCAACACCAACAACAGTATACCCGGCACCTTGCAAGATTCCAGTTGCAAGATCATACCAAGGTCTGCCATCAGCATCATCCGGTGCAAACAACGCTACTTTACCATTGATTTCTTCACGGAACAAATTAGTGAAGTCCAAATAATTTCCAATGGCAGAATACCCAGGCTTACCAGCCCTAAAGTCTCCTTCCGGAACTGGTGTAACAAGTACCGGGCCTATAGCCCATGCATACTCATAGGGTCCGGAATTCCACCATGGCTCCATAACCCCGTCCACAAGCGCAGGCACCTTAAATTTGTCCACCGCGCCTGAAACTGGAATATGAATTATTGGTGGACCTGGATTAGTAAGTATTATGTGGACTTTGTCTTGGAGTATTAGTTGTTCGACTAGGGCTGTTGCTTTTGAGGGGTCGCTGGAGTCGTCGTATTGTATTAGTTTGACTTGGAGTTTTCGGCCGCCGACATTTAAACCACCAAGGTTATTCACATCCTCAACACATTTCTTAATACCAAAGGCAGCTGGTTGACCGAATGCGGCCATGAATCCTGTCATTGAAACTAGATTTCCAATTCGGACCTCCTCAACTCCTCCGGGAGTTGTGTAAAGATATACTAAGACGCCGACGATAGCAGCGACGATTATTACGATCGCCACCAAAAGCACCTTCAAACGGAAAGCAACGCCTTTTCTATTCATATTTACCACTGAACCGAAGTTAGTGGCATATATCTTTATATAAGGTTTACGTTACTAGGATTTTCGGAGCTTTTCCTTTAGCGTATTTGCTGCTGGGCTATTTATACTGCTAGACTAAGTAGCTAATTTAACTTTCACGAAAGCCTCCTGACGCAGGCCAGCGGTTAGGTCGTAAAAATTTTGTTAAATATCTTTAGTATCTTGTTTATGTTTAGTCTATGTTTGCTTTTTCGATTTGAACTAGAAATGCGCTTACCACCATGCCAGGAACATTTTTTGAAGTTGTCTTCGATGGAGTTATAAGGTTTATGGCACCTCCTCTATCTATTTTGTATTCTACGGACAGTAAGTCAACCCCTGCCCCATGATCCATGCTAACCACTCCAGGCATTATACGCTCTGTTATGTAGGCAGCACCTAAAACGGTGCCTCTTTCATTGTAGACTTTGACTATGTCTCCATGTTTTATTCCGCGTTTTGCGGCGTCGCTTGGATGGATCCAGACTGGTTCATATAGATAGCCGTCTGGCCCTTTTATTTTGCATGTAGGTATCTCCCTAAGCCATACTATATCGTCATTTTGAGCGTGAACCCTCCATCTTGGATGGTTGCTAACCATTAGGAGCGGATATCTCTTAGCCCTTGCATGCAGCAGGCTTTCCTGATGAGTTTCGCCATAAGGAATGTAATGAGGTACTGGAGGTCTTTCGGTGTCTTCTGGAAAGTTTTCAGCAAGGCCTGTAGAATAGAACTCAAGTTTTCCGGTGGGTGTTTCCAGTCGGTTGTTGAGAGGATCCTCGTAGAAGGAACCTAAGCCTGGCTTAACATTGAGTTTCTTCTTCATCTTTTCCCATTCTTCAGGCGGTGGTGCAGGGAGGAAAAATATTTTTTTCCTTTTGAATTCCTCCCAGCTCATATATTTGGGACATACAGACTCCTCGTAAATTTTTTTGGCGAACTCTTCAAACTCTGGAAACTTCTCTAAGTAGGAATTCAACCCAATTTTTTGTGCTATTAAACGCATTATTTCATAGTCGGTCTTTGACTCGCCAATGGGCTCGATACACTTATCAACCCACCATGCAATTGTGTACTCTGGAGGATCAACTTTAACAGCCATATCTTCTGTCTCAAAAACTGTGCATGCTGGGAGAATTATATCTGCGAATTTACAGTCATTTTCAAACCATGGATGCACTGCCACTATGAATTCTATTTTTGGGCTTCTTAGGGCTTCGATCATTTTATAGCCTTCGTTCCAGCATGTGGTCCAGCAGCCGTTTTCATTGAATATCATATGGATTTCAGGGTATCCCTCAAAGGGATATGTATACTTAACAAACTGGTCTTCCATTAATGCCATAATAGCACCAGTACCATACCAGCTTACTGGTGGATTGAGAATAGCGTCTGGCAACAGTGTCTTGGGAATGAAAGGTGGATTGTAAGGTATTAACCCCCAAAGGTTACCCGGGTTTATCGGCATACCCTTTGCAGCTATAGCTTCTATCGCTCCCGAATAAATTTCTATATTCGTGGGAACACCCGGTAAGACACGTCCAAACGTCCATGTTGGAAGAAGTCTCACCATGTGAACCCCTGGTTTCCCAAGTCCTTGCATGGACAACAGTATAGCCTCTAATCTTGCAGGC
Encoded here:
- a CDS encoding molybdopterin-dependent oxidoreductase, whose protein sequence is MNGSDIRKSYVPTSLLGFTDAYVPTEVHIRNGKIIRLKPMFFDGFSYTIKARGKTFTKPGKTLQAPFELAFKLRVYSPNRVRYPLKRVDFDPNGERNTQNRGKSGYVRISWDEALEIIASEINRIKEKYGPHAIAVLADGHGQSSFQTLHFYAHELFEHLGGCTHIIRNPDSWEGYYWGAKHVWGGEGLKCGLHFQDVIYEDVLENTELMILTGADPETTSWGFCGQSGSIVMWWIKEAGIKCIAIAPDANYTTVKWADKWIPIRPNTDAALYLAIAYMWIEEETYDKEYIKTHVHGFEEFQKYVLGHEDGISKTPEWASKITGVPTRTIKALAREWASKRTSIGIVFGGPKIRGPYSTEPARLEAILLSMQGLGKPGVHMVRLLPTWTFGRVLPGVPTNIEIYSGAIEAIAAKGMPINPGNLWGLIPYNPPFIPKTLLPDAILNPPVSWYGTGAIMALMEDQFVKYTYPFEGYPEIHMIFNENGCWTTCWNEGYKMIEALRSPKIEFIVAVHPWFENDCKFADIILPACTVFETEDMAVKVDPPEYTIAWWVDKCIEPIGESKTDYEIMRLIAQKIGLNSYLEKFPEFEEFAKKIYEESVCPKYMSWEEFKRKKIFFLPAPPPEEWEKMKKKLNVKPGLGSFYEDPLNNRLETPTGKLEFYSTGLAENFPEDTERPPVPHYIPYGETHQESLLHARAKRYPLLMVSNHPRWRVHAQNDDIVWLREIPTCKIKGPDGYLYEPVWIHPSDAAKRGIKHGDIVKVYNERGTVLGAAYITERIMPGVVSMDHGAGVDLLSVEYKIDRGGAINLITPSKTTSKNVPGMVVSAFLVQIEKANID
- a CDS encoding ABC transporter substrate-binding protein — its product is MAIVIIVAAIVGVLVYLYTTPGGVEEVRIGNLVSMTGFMAAFGQPAAFGIKKCVEDVNNLGGLNVGGRKLQVKLIQYDDSSDPSKATALVEQLILQDKVHIILTNPGPPIIHIPVSGAVDKFKVPALVDGVMEPWWNSGPYEYAWAIGPVLVTPVPEGDFRAGKPGYSAIGNYLDFTNLFREEINGKVALFAPDDADGRPWYDLATGILQGAGYTVVGVEKRLGQYAPGTMDFTAIIREWKDAQAEVLWGLSIGSDFATMWRQATSLGWKPKMVLDGRALKNYEDVAAIGDPNLAVGLVDPFNVWNPYIPYKSYYGGRTNMQLAEDWTEETGRSWSDALSAYSWAEVACRAIEMAGSLDPEKILDALSNIDVVAMAFGRVKFVKDFHFCPQVLYVGQWFVDEHGKLKMEIVYSPNPDLQPTREPLFPLP